The segment CACGGTCGGCATGGTCTTCCAGCGCCCCAACCCCTTCCCCACCATGTCGATCTTCGACAATGTCGCGGCGGGGCTGCGGCTCAACGGCTCGTACAAGAAGAACGAACTGAGCGACGTGGTCGAGAAGTCGCTGCGCGGCGCCAATCTCTGGAACGAGGTCAAGGACCGGCTGAACAAGCCCGGCTCCGGCCTGTCCGGCGGTCAGCAGCAGCGGCTCTGCATCGCCCGGGCGATCGCCGTGGCACCGGACGTCCTGCTGATGGACGAGCCCTGCTCGGCGCTCGACCCGATCTCCACCCTGGCCATCGAGGATCTGATCGGTGAGCTGAAGGAGCGTTTCACCATCGTCATCGTCACCCACAACATGCAGCAGGCGGCCCGGGTCTCGGACCGTACCGCCTTCTTCAATCTGTCGGCGGTGGGGCAGCCCGGCAAGCTCGTGGAGATCGA is part of the Streptomyces qinzhouensis genome and harbors:
- the pstB gene encoding phosphate ABC transporter ATP-binding protein PstB → MAKRIDISGLTAYYGTHKAIEDISMTVEPRSVTAFIGPSGCGKSTFLRTLNRMHEVTPGGRVEGKVMLDDENLYGASVDPVAVRRTVGMVFQRPNPFPTMSIFDNVAAGLRLNGSYKKNELSDVVEKSLRGANLWNEVKDRLNKPGSGLSGGQQQRLCIARAIAVAPDVLLMDEPCSALDPISTLAIEDLIGELKERFTIVIVTHNMQQAARVSDRTAFFNLSAVGQPGKLVEIDDTERIFSNPSVQATEDYISGRFG